A region of Sulfurimonas sp. DNA encodes the following proteins:
- a CDS encoding M16 family metallopeptidase has translation MRAVILILLFLSVVNASNKNNQDRYEDIQYYQLNNGLEVYLLNDEKSENTQIRIKIKVGSVVEDEKTLGLTHLLEHLVFRDERIPHRDYMDYILEEGGTYVNGYTRRYETEYTATIDSKHSYWITKTFAKMLFDKKVTNLDLEVEKGALQTEIGEYQWYKKKISNLLSTLKWIAPPKENIHRDEFGLKSIKPSLPLYLSQQNNKNFSLKRVLQHYDTYYYPANMCLTVVGNFDIQKMKKVIEKEYGQYDKSGTKKAIKPLENPTLNKNNYKRYYEGLDKNAGYIGAKYLQDNYKKYLILSAYTNNVALRIQQHLRNKNGNTYSVQANMFTDRKAGIASIYFDGLGDEFNNNIKYVKEAFLNDVSHLSDSTIDDALRKYETDFYTSIEHDSKSLMSLVNTAQYLRDEQNITDNTAHQIFHSITHDEFRKVVQNTFTTENGYEIIYRDYYFFPFEMFILSLLLMILLAIVYFKMHRIDYYQKGLTYTKREVILNRRLSNRFLGFLKFLFVFLLASLIWEWIKYLLSKFLLGDPYFIYTVNVPYSYIVTVMDGIFSIIIFLIIYRYAFKYYAQLDIDKENMYLIGNNITVVSKDMIEKIDVVKWSISKFIKIIGSAIFFWKPLIEVKLKNGNTFYLRASNAEHLKEDLHKYLNLE, from the coding sequence ATGAGAGCAGTTATATTGATATTACTTTTTCTTTCCGTAGTAAATGCCAGTAATAAAAATAATCAAGATCGATATGAGGATATTCAATACTATCAATTAAATAATGGCTTAGAAGTATATTTACTTAATGATGAAAAGTCTGAGAATACACAGATTCGTATCAAGATAAAAGTTGGAAGTGTTGTAGAGGATGAAAAAACATTAGGACTTACTCATCTTCTAGAGCATCTTGTATTTCGGGATGAAAGGATACCACATAGAGATTATATGGATTATATTCTCGAAGAGGGTGGTACTTATGTTAATGGCTACACAAGACGTTATGAAACAGAGTATACTGCAACCATAGATAGTAAGCATTCGTATTGGATTACAAAGACTTTTGCCAAGATGCTATTTGATAAAAAAGTCACAAACTTAGATTTAGAAGTAGAAAAAGGTGCTCTTCAGACGGAAATAGGAGAGTATCAATGGTACAAGAAAAAAATTTCTAATCTTCTAAGTACTTTAAAGTGGATTGCCCCACCTAAAGAAAATATACATAGAGACGAGTTTGGACTAAAAAGTATAAAGCCTTCGCTTCCTCTATACCTATCACAACAAAATAATAAAAATTTTTCATTAAAAAGAGTATTACAGCATTACGATACTTACTATTATCCTGCAAATATGTGTTTAACGGTAGTTGGAAATTTTGATATACAAAAGATGAAAAAAGTTATTGAAAAAGAGTATGGGCAGTATGATAAAAGTGGAACTAAAAAAGCCATCAAACCACTGGAAAATCCTACTTTAAATAAAAATAATTATAAACGTTATTATGAAGGTTTAGACAAAAATGCTGGCTATATAGGTGCAAAGTATTTACAAGATAATTATAAAAAGTATCTTATATTAAGTGCATATACTAATAATGTTGCACTACGTATTCAACAACATCTACGTAATAAAAATGGTAATACCTACAGCGTGCAAGCAAATATGTTTACTGATAGAAAAGCAGGTATCGCAAGTATATATTTTGATGGCTTAGGAGATGAGTTTAACAATAATATTAAATATGTTAAAGAGGCTTTTTTAAATGATGTCTCACATCTGAGTGATTCTACAATTGATGATGCTTTAAGAAAATATGAGACAGACTTTTATACTTCAATAGAACATGATAGTAAATCTTTAATGTCACTTGTAAATACTGCACAATACTTGCGTGATGAGCAAAATATTACTGACAATACAGCCCATCAGATATTTCACTCTATAACACATGATGAATTTCGTAAAGTAGTTCAAAATACATTTACAACAGAAAATGGGTATGAAATAATTTATCGTGATTATTATTTCTTTCCATTTGAAATGTTTATATTGAGCCTATTACTAATGATTTTATTGGCTATCGTTTATTTTAAGATGCATCGTATTGATTATTATCAAAAAGGTTTAACTTACACAAAAAGGGAAGTTATACTAAACCGTAGGCTATCAAATCGTTTTTTAGGTTTTTTAAAATTCCTATTTGTATTTTTATTAGCTTCACTTATCTGGGAATGGATTAAATATCTTCTTAGTAAATTTTTATTAGGAGACCCATATTTTATTTATACAGTAAATGTCCCTTATAGTTATATTGTGACGGTTATGGACGGGATATTTTCGATTATAATATTCTTGATTATTTATAGGTATGCATTTAAGTATTATGCCCAGTTAGATATTGACAAGGAAAATATGTATCTTATAGGTAATAATATTACTGTCGTCTCTAAAGATATGATTGAAAAAATTGATGTTGTAAAATGGAGTATAAGTAAATTTATAAAGATTATTGGTTCAGCAATCTTTTTTTGGAAACCATTAATCGAAGTTAAGTTGAAAAATGGTAACACCTTTTATTTAAGAGCCAGTAATGCAGAACATTTAAAAGAAGATTTACATAAATATTTAAATTTAGAATAA
- a CDS encoding DUF2018 family protein — translation MYGLFEDEDDIFMGSPESKLMDIIFNANNDVVRFDLTNFIRRRAAMELILEKELGEDYDDKISRFMGSDRDEVENKMKSLCIELMGEIVSKSE, via the coding sequence ATGTACGGATTATTTGAAGATGAAGATGATATATTTATGGGTTCTCCTGAGAGTAAGTTGATGGACATAATATTCAATGCGAACAACGATGTCGTTAGATTTGACTTAACAAATTTTATAAGAAGAAGAGCCGCTATGGAACTTATTTTAGAAAAAGAACTTGGTGAAGATTATGATGATAAAATCTCAAGATTTATGGGAAGTGATCGTGATGAAGTTGAAAATAAAATGAAGAGTTTATGTATAGAGTTGATGGGTGAAATAGTTTCAAAAAGTGAGTAG
- a CDS encoding polyprenyl synthetase family protein: protein MQRVEHEIQRLIKEIDYDEVTRLFDMLSGGKRLRAKLILKIAPEQKSAPLLAAIVELIHGASLLHDDVIDEALTRRGVASVNATDGSKTAVMLGDVLYSKAFSELVQFDKEIAKSIASSVTSLSCGEMQDVKMAEEFNEDEDKYLKMLYLKTATLIESAAYASALLAGKDAHSYGIYGKNLGLSFQIIDDILDITSDPATLGKPAMNDFVEGKCTLPYIHLYKELNQEDKQRLKKSHAKSIDAKEALWIKEKMKEHKSIEKSYELAKTLSNEAMLAVKDEVALIEILKTMIKRSY from the coding sequence ATGCAAAGAGTAGAGCATGAAATACAAAGACTGATAAAAGAGATTGATTATGACGAGGTTACTCGCCTTTTTGATATGCTTAGTGGTGGTAAAAGATTACGAGCAAAACTAATCTTAAAAATTGCACCCGAACAAAAAAGTGCTCCTCTCTTAGCTGCAATAGTTGAGCTTATTCATGGTGCAAGTTTGCTTCATGATGATGTGATAGATGAAGCACTTACAAGAAGAGGTGTAGCATCTGTAAATGCAACTGATGGAAGTAAAACTGCTGTAATGCTAGGAGATGTTCTGTATTCAAAAGCTTTTAGTGAACTTGTGCAGTTTGACAAAGAGATAGCTAAGAGTATCGCTTCTTCTGTTACTTCTCTTTCTTGTGGAGAGATGCAAGATGTGAAAATGGCGGAAGAGTTTAATGAAGATGAAGATAAATACTTAAAAATGCTTTATCTTAAAACTGCTACCCTCATAGAGTCAGCAGCTTACGCATCTGCACTTTTAGCTGGTAAAGATGCACACTCTTATGGCATCTATGGCAAAAACCTTGGTCTTTCTTTTCAGATAATAGATGATATTTTAGATATTACTTCAGACCCTGCAACACTTGGAAAACCTGCTATGAATGACTTTGTAGAAGGTAAATGTACACTTCCTTACATTCATCTTTACAAAGAATTAAACCAAGAGGACAAACAAAGACTGAAAAAGTCACATGCAAAAAGTATAGATGCCAAAGAAGCTCTTTGGATAAAAGAAAAAATGAAAGAGCATAAAAGTATTGAAAAATCATACGAATTGGCTAAGACATTATCTAATGAGGCAATGCTTGCCGTAAAAGATGAAGTTGCCTTAATAGAGATATTAAAAACAATGATAAAAAGAAGTTACTAA
- the hemA gene encoding glutamyl-tRNA reductase produces MHYLNISFSHKNSPQEIREKLSYPDKEHLNGCLTKLNESPSINESILISTCNRMEIFCSCNDIVGATQHIFEKLTDRVGISIEELEGRADIYDDSSAIHHLFMVASSLDSMVVGETQIAGQLKDAFRFSYDNGFCGQKLARAMHNAFKCAAKVRNATEISSKPVSIASVAVAKLKSVLDSVEGKKTLIIGVGEMSQITAKHMVSNGADVYIMNRTKEKADILAQECGAKFLDFDQLHTVINEFEIIFTATSSPVPIITDDIIKPCDFDRYWFDLALPRDINYHKGERINLYQVDDLKTIVDENKGLREEEARKAHTIIGRSTVAFFEWLDTLNIEPMIKEIYAKAFEAAKLESERVLNNGYIPKEYEKEVHKMAKQVVKRFLHNMTSKMRSVSEESKSDMITGALQFLIKADENVEMPDKYKCEHALNVIQGSSK; encoded by the coding sequence ATGCATTATTTAAATATAAGTTTTTCACATAAAAATTCTCCTCAAGAGATACGAGAAAAATTATCTTATCCAGATAAAGAACATTTAAACGGATGTTTAACAAAACTTAATGAAAGTCCATCAATCAATGAAAGTATACTTATCTCAACTTGCAACAGAATGGAAATATTTTGTAGCTGTAATGATATAGTTGGTGCGACACAACATATTTTTGAAAAGTTGACAGATAGAGTTGGTATCAGCATCGAAGAGTTGGAAGGTCGTGCTGATATTTATGATGATAGTAGTGCTATTCATCATCTGTTTATGGTTGCATCTTCACTTGACTCTATGGTTGTTGGTGAAACACAAATCGCAGGACAACTCAAAGATGCTTTTAGATTTTCATATGACAATGGTTTTTGTGGTCAAAAATTAGCTCGTGCAATGCATAATGCTTTTAAATGTGCGGCAAAAGTTAGAAATGCAACAGAGATTTCATCAAAACCTGTTTCCATTGCGAGTGTAGCAGTTGCAAAACTAAAATCTGTTTTGGATAGCGTAGAAGGAAAAAAGACTCTTATCATTGGTGTAGGTGAGATGTCACAAATCACAGCTAAACACATGGTTTCTAATGGTGCGGATGTTTACATTATGAACAGGACAAAAGAAAAAGCTGACATTTTAGCCCAGGAGTGCGGAGCTAAATTTTTAGATTTTGACCAACTTCATACTGTTATAAATGAGTTTGAAATAATTTTTACAGCTACATCTTCACCCGTTCCTATCATAACAGATGACATCATAAAACCATGTGATTTTGATAGATATTGGTTCGATTTAGCACTTCCTAGAGATATAAACTATCATAAAGGTGAACGAATTAATCTTTACCAAGTTGATGATTTAAAAACTATTGTTGATGAGAATAAAGGTCTAAGAGAAGAAGAAGCTAGAAAAGCACATACAATTATCGGAAGAAGTACAGTTGCATTTTTTGAATGGCTAGACACTCTAAATATAGAACCGATGATAAAAGAAATATATGCAAAAGCATTTGAAGCCGCAAAGTTAGAGAGTGAACGAGTTTTAAATAATGGCTATATTCCAAAAGAGTATGAAAAAGAAGTTCATAAAATGGCAAAGCAAGTTGTTAAACGCTTTTTACATAATATGACCTCAAAGATGAGAAGTGTGTCTGAAGAATCAAAGTCAGATATGATAACAGGTGCCTTGCAGTTTTTAATTAAAGCAGATGAAAATGTAGAGATGCCAGATAAATACAAATGTGAACATGCATTAAATGTAATTCAAGGATCAAGTAAATGA
- the proS gene encoding proline--tRNA ligase, whose product MRRSKAFIPTTKEVPSDASLPSHQFLVRGGFINQQGAGLYNYMPLGKIVLDKIRAIVKEELDKSGCIEVQLSFVTPMALWDRSGRADDMGKEMLRIQDRHQNSFVLSPTNEEAMVELVKNRVNSYKDLPLNLYQINTKFRDEARPRYGLLRGREFLMKDGYSFHASTEDMIREFGLMEQTYKNIFTRLGLDFRVVQADSGAIGGSGSKEFHVLADSGEDTIVICDSCAYGANIETIDSIDDEYNEFTYEELQTKNIEEKCSCGGVLSFKKGIEVGHIFQLGTKYSTALEANFNDENGKPRPFEMATFGIGVSRLIASVIEQNHDENGCIWTKSTAPYMVNVMVSNIKEAPQVELGEELYSRLVESGVETMIDDRKERFGFKMKDAELIGFPFTVIIGKELANGLVQIYDRKTKEKTSVNKDEVFDKIMELI is encoded by the coding sequence ATGAGAAGAAGTAAAGCCTTTATCCCTACAACAAAAGAGGTACCTTCAGATGCTTCGCTTCCATCACATCAGTTTTTAGTTCGTGGGGGTTTTATTAACCAACAAGGAGCAGGACTTTACAACTATATGCCACTGGGCAAAATTGTTTTAGACAAGATTAGAGCTATTGTAAAAGAAGAGTTAGATAAGTCTGGTTGTATAGAAGTGCAACTTAGTTTTGTTACTCCTATGGCTTTATGGGACAGAAGTGGTCGAGCAGATGATATGGGCAAAGAGATGCTTCGCATACAAGATAGACATCAAAACTCGTTTGTTCTGAGTCCTACAAATGAAGAAGCTATGGTTGAGTTGGTTAAAAATAGAGTAAATAGTTATAAAGATTTACCTCTAAACTTATACCAAATAAATACAAAATTTCGTGATGAAGCTAGACCTAGATATGGCTTGTTGAGAGGTCGTGAATTTTTGATGAAAGATGGTTATTCTTTTCATGCATCTACTGAGGACATGATTAGAGAGTTTGGCTTGATGGAGCAAACTTATAAAAATATTTTTACTAGACTTGGTCTTGATTTTAGAGTAGTTCAAGCTGATAGTGGAGCTATTGGTGGAAGTGGAAGTAAAGAGTTTCATGTTTTAGCAGATAGCGGTGAAGATACTATTGTGATTTGTGACAGTTGTGCTTATGGTGCAAATATTGAAACTATTGACAGCATAGATGATGAATATAATGAATTTACTTATGAAGAACTACAAACAAAAAACATAGAAGAAAAATGTTCTTGTGGTGGAGTTCTTAGTTTTAAAAAGGGCATAGAAGTTGGACATATCTTCCAACTTGGAACTAAATACTCTACGGCATTAGAAGCAAACTTTAATGATGAAAATGGAAAACCAAGACCATTTGAAATGGCAACTTTTGGCATAGGGGTAAGTCGCCTAATAGCATCTGTGATAGAGCAAAATCATGATGAAAATGGTTGCATCTGGACAAAATCAACAGCACCATACATGGTGAATGTAATGGTTTCAAATATTAAAGAAGCACCCCAAGTGGAGTTGGGTGAAGAGTTATACTCTAGACTCGTAGAGTCTGGAGTAGAAACTATGATTGATGATAGAAAAGAGAGATTTGGCTTTAAAATGAAAGATGCTGAACTCATTGGTTTTCCTTTCACAGTTATAATAGGAAAAGAGTTAGCTAACGGTCTCGTGCAAATTTATGATAGAAAAACAAAAGAGAAAACCTCTGTAAACAAAGATGAAGTTTTTGATAAAATAATGGAACTTATATAA
- a CDS encoding FxsA family protein — protein sequence MKYFVIYLFLEVLISVNVSSAIGGLVTFFEIILTATIGIYLLMNFRETLLQNITAVSYHAIDLREFKRLNLFTIIGAILLIIPGFLTDAIGALMQFSVFTSMLVTRYNVNAGNYEAQKQEEHIQKNIKKDSDVIDVEIISDDTSTK from the coding sequence ATGAAATATTTTGTAATTTATCTCTTTTTAGAAGTATTGATTTCGGTTAATGTATCATCTGCCATAGGTGGACTGGTTACATTTTTTGAAATTATACTGACGGCTACAATAGGAATATATCTTCTTATGAATTTCAGAGAAACATTACTTCAAAACATAACTGCGGTTTCTTATCATGCTATTGACTTACGAGAGTTTAAAAGGTTAAATCTGTTTACAATTATAGGAGCAATACTACTTATAATACCGGGTTTTTTAACAGATGCCATAGGTGCTTTAATGCAGTTTAGCGTTTTTACGAGCATGTTAGTAACAAGATACAATGTTAATGCTGGTAATTATGAAGCACAAAAGCAAGAAGAACATATACAAAAAAATATAAAAAAGGATTCAGATGTCATTGATGTTGAAATTATTAGCGACGACACTTCTACTAAGTAG
- a CDS encoding DsbA family protein: protein MSLMLKLLATTLLLSSLLNATILNKDIENFLKKSFKGNPNIVALKVKVEHRVPVEKLKGWEAFVVSVDATLKAKPKNRNVKQKMIWFSNGEIMTQDFVDMKSGISLKELVSPSFKPEYYKKANLIYGNENAKHKVAIFSDPLCPFCRNYVPEAINYMKKQPNKFAIYYYHFPLPSLHPAAVELVKAAVVAELQGKKDVVLKLYKVNVDAKERDVKKILAAFNSVMKTNIKPSDLNSDAVKKHIVHDLFVADSVMVSGTPTIFFDGKLDKTKRKFREIK, encoded by the coding sequence ATGTCATTGATGTTGAAATTATTAGCGACGACACTTCTACTAAGTAGTTTATTAAATGCGACTATATTAAATAAAGATATAGAAAATTTTCTAAAAAAATCGTTTAAAGGCAATCCAAATATTGTTGCACTAAAGGTAAAAGTTGAGCATAGAGTTCCTGTGGAAAAATTAAAAGGCTGGGAAGCTTTTGTTGTAAGTGTAGATGCTACTTTAAAAGCAAAACCTAAAAATAGAAATGTAAAGCAAAAGATGATTTGGTTTAGTAACGGTGAAATAATGACACAAGATTTTGTAGATATGAAATCAGGTATTAGTTTAAAAGAATTAGTTTCTCCATCTTTTAAGCCAGAATATTATAAAAAAGCAAATCTTATTTATGGCAATGAAAATGCAAAACACAAAGTAGCTATATTTTCAGACCCGTTGTGTCCGTTTTGTAGAAACTATGTACCAGAAGCTATAAACTATATGAAAAAGCAACCAAATAAATTTGCAATATATTATTATCATTTTCCACTTCCATCTTTGCATCCAGCAGCTGTTGAGTTAGTAAAAGCGGCAGTTGTTGCTGAACTTCAAGGTAAAAAAGATGTTGTTTTAAAACTTTATAAAGTGAATGTAGATGCAAAAGAAAGAGATGTTAAAAAAATATTAGCAGCTTTTAACTCTGTAATGAAGACAAATATTAAACCATCAGACTTAAACTCAGATGCTGTAAAAAAGCATATAGTACATGACCTATTTGTGGCTGATTCAGTTATGGTTAGTGGAACACCTACTATATTTTTTGATGGAAAGTTAGATAAAACAAAAAGAAAATTTCGAGAAATTAAGTAG
- the hemC gene encoding hydroxymethylbilane synthase, protein MEKLVIATRVSQLALWQAYHIKERVEASFPEIEVQLNEIVSNGDKILDKPLALIGGKGHFTKELEDEMLAGNADMAVHSLKDVPTYIPDGLELVAVTQRQDQSDVYLSHTHATLEDLPKGAVVGTTSLRRRMQLLQKRPDLKVKDLRGNVNTRLRKLEEGQYDAIILAWIGLKRLDLLKDIPFTQKLSLDMMIPPMGQAALGIEIVCGNEKVREIAQSLKDENTFICTQIERDFISKIGAGCSAPVACNAVMKDNVITFRIMLGFSDGTNIMQEKVVVNVSESEDLGSKLAKKMIDNGALDLLKNAQKVAFKEEMPQRL, encoded by the coding sequence ATGGAAAAGTTAGTCATTGCAACAAGAGTCTCTCAGCTAGCACTTTGGCAAGCTTACCACATAAAAGAAAGAGTTGAAGCATCGTTTCCAGAGATAGAAGTTCAACTAAATGAGATTGTAAGTAATGGTGATAAAATTTTAGATAAACCTTTAGCTTTGATTGGTGGTAAGGGGCATTTTACAAAAGAACTTGAAGATGAAATGTTAGCTGGAAATGCTGATATGGCAGTTCATAGTTTAAAAGATGTTCCTACATATATTCCAGATGGATTAGAACTTGTTGCAGTAACGCAAAGACAAGACCAAAGTGATGTTTATCTTTCACATACTCACGCAACACTTGAAGATTTACCTAAAGGTGCAGTAGTTGGAACAACTAGCCTTAGAAGAAGAATGCAACTTTTACAAAAGCGTCCAGATTTAAAGGTAAAAGATTTAAGAGGAAATGTAAATACTAGACTTAGAAAGTTAGAAGAAGGTCAGTATGACGCAATCATTTTAGCATGGATAGGTCTTAAAAGATTAGACTTATTAAAAGATATTCCTTTTACACAAAAACTTTCCCTTGATATGATGATACCTCCAATGGGGCAAGCCGCTCTTGGTATAGAGATAGTTTGTGGTAATGAAAAAGTAAGAGAGATAGCCCAGAGTTTAAAAGATGAAAATACTTTTATTTGTACACAAATAGAAAGAGATTTTATATCTAAAATTGGAGCAGGGTGTTCAGCTCCTGTTGCTTGTAATGCTGTAATGAAAGATAATGTTATTACATTTAGAATAATGTTAGGTTTTTCAGATGGAACAAATATTATGCAAGAAAAAGTAGTTGTAAATGTTAGTGAGTCAGAAGATTTAGGCTCTAAACTTGCTAAAAAAATGATAGATAATGGTGCTTTAGATTTACTAAAAAATGCACAAAAAGTAGCATTTAAAGAAGAGATGCCACAAAGATTGTAA
- a CDS encoding menaquinone biosynthesis decarboxylase codes for MKKTIELLKQNNELTVIDAELDIYLEIPHLAYAEVKKKNGGKALLFTNVVDKKSDTRFSEDIFMNVFGSYKRCELLFGRTIESVADEITNLLHMKPPEGFMNKVSMAKELFSLKNIFPKRLKGRGSCQEKIYLNEDIDLYKLPVLTTWEQDGGPFITMGQVYTQSLDGQLVNLGMYRLQVYDKEHLGMHWQIHKDSSHFFDQYQKAGKKMPVTVAIGGDPLYTWCATAPLPYGVNELLMYGLITKKSAQLVKSLTTPLYIPKDVDYVIEGWVDTQEMKIEGPFGDHTGYYTLEEPYPVMQVSAITTKKAPTFLATVVGKPPLEDKYMGWATGKIFFPLLKTTVPDLLDYHMPENAGFHNLILAKMQPHYKGHAKQFMHAFWGAGQMSFVKHAIFLDENSPKLNNYESLSTYILNRFTPKTLFISEGILDALDHSSPETLVGGKLGIDATAAHNVEAPQLLGDEELLDKIQEIVPDATGVHQYMRHTKNPVTVISVDKSKNAKEYFEALVSLSRNIRIIIFVDEKNNDILNPYMLIWRVTNNMDALRDVFISGLMVGIDGTNKSSVDGFTREWPDDVDCTKEVVASLKQKGLWDLDEELYKDYQL; via the coding sequence ATGAAAAAAACAATAGAACTTCTAAAACAAAATAATGAATTAACAGTTATAGATGCTGAGTTAGATATATATCTTGAAATTCCGCATCTAGCATATGCTGAAGTAAAGAAAAAAAATGGAGGTAAGGCTCTTCTTTTTACGAATGTTGTAGATAAAAAAAGTGATACAAGATTTAGTGAAGATATATTTATGAATGTTTTTGGTTCATACAAACGATGTGAATTGCTTTTTGGTCGTACTATTGAGTCTGTTGCAGATGAGATAACAAATCTTCTTCATATGAAACCACCAGAAGGATTTATGAATAAAGTATCTATGGCAAAAGAGCTTTTTTCACTAAAAAATATTTTTCCAAAACGCTTAAAAGGTAGGGGTTCTTGTCAAGAGAAAATATATTTAAATGAAGATATAGACCTTTATAAACTTCCTGTATTAACAACTTGGGAACAAGATGGTGGTCCATTTATTACGATGGGACAAGTTTATACGCAAAGCTTAGATGGACAACTTGTGAACCTTGGAATGTACAGACTTCAAGTTTATGATAAAGAGCATCTAGGAATGCACTGGCAGATTCATAAAGATAGTTCTCACTTTTTTGATCAGTATCAAAAAGCTGGGAAGAAGATGCCTGTAACTGTTGCTATTGGAGGTGACCCGCTTTATACTTGGTGTGCAACTGCTCCTTTACCTTATGGTGTAAATGAGCTTCTTATGTATGGGTTAATTACAAAAAAATCAGCGCAACTAGTAAAATCTTTAACAACACCTCTTTATATTCCTAAAGATGTTGATTATGTGATAGAAGGATGGGTTGATACACAAGAGATGAAAATCGAAGGTCCTTTTGGTGATCATACAGGTTACTACACCTTAGAAGAACCATATCCAGTTATGCAAGTGAGTGCAATAACTACAAAAAAAGCACCAACATTTTTAGCAACAGTTGTGGGGAAACCACCTTTAGAAGATAAGTACATGGGTTGGGCTACTGGTAAGATATTTTTTCCACTTTTAAAAACTACAGTTCCGGATTTACTTGATTATCACATGCCCGAAAATGCGGGTTTTCATAATCTAATATTAGCAAAGATGCAACCACATTATAAAGGACATGCTAAACAGTTTATGCACGCTTTTTGGGGTGCAGGGCAGATGAGTTTTGTTAAACATGCAATATTTTTAGATGAAAACTCTCCAAAGCTGAATAATTATGAATCTTTAAGTACTTATATTTTAAATAGATTTACGCCTAAAACATTGTTTATTTCTGAAGGAATTTTAGACGCACTTGATCACTCTTCTCCAGAAACATTAGTTGGAGGAAAGTTAGGTATAGATGCAACAGCTGCACATAATGTAGAAGCTCCTCAGCTTTTAGGTGACGAAGAACTATTAGATAAGATTCAAGAAATTGTTCCAGATGCTACTGGCGTACATCAGTATATGAGACATACTAAAAATCCTGTAACTGTGATTAGTGTTGATAAGAGTAAAAATGCAAAAGAGTATTTTGAAGCACTTGTAAGTCTTAGTAGAAATATTAGAATTATTATTTTTGTAGATGAAAAAAATAATGATATTTTAAATCCATATATGCTTATTTGGCGTGTTACAAACAACATGGACGCATTAAGAGATGTATTTATATCAGGTCTTATGGTTGGAATTGATGGTACAAATAAAAGCAGCGTAGATGGCTTTACTCGTGAGTGGCCTGATGATGTTGATTGTACTAAAGAAGTTGTAGCTAGTTTAAAGCAAAAAGGCTTGTGGGATTTAGATGAAGAACTATACAAAGATTATCAGTTATAA